A single genomic interval of Aureliella helgolandensis harbors:
- a CDS encoding EamA family transporter has translation MSWFVLSLLSALFLGFYDIAKKAAVRENAVPPVLLCNVLTAALLWGPMAAGAWLFPTEVADWQRALVELDLQGHLLLAAKSLLVGMSWTLALFAIKRLPISIATPIRATSPLWTVTFAVVAMHERPTANQWCGMLLILIAFIAFSRVGKREGIHFRSDRGVLLMVLATLLGAASALYDKYLLQQVGLPPAVVQAWFSFYLVPVMLPLSVHWWLRERRQHPFQWRWSIPMIAVFLLIADFSYFTAVADTEALISVISPLRRTSILVPFLFGILHLGEKNWKGKLACICGILLGVVWLSQ, from the coding sequence ATGTCCTGGTTCGTACTGAGCCTACTGTCCGCCTTGTTTCTGGGCTTCTACGACATCGCCAAGAAGGCAGCCGTTCGAGAGAATGCGGTTCCGCCGGTTCTGCTGTGCAACGTGTTGACGGCAGCCCTGCTGTGGGGGCCAATGGCGGCCGGGGCTTGGCTCTTTCCTACAGAAGTGGCCGATTGGCAGCGCGCGTTAGTGGAGCTGGACCTGCAGGGACACCTGCTGCTGGCGGCGAAATCGCTTCTCGTGGGCATGTCGTGGACGCTGGCGTTGTTTGCTATTAAACGACTGCCTATCTCGATAGCAACTCCGATTCGTGCCACTAGTCCGCTATGGACCGTAACGTTTGCGGTGGTGGCCATGCACGAACGCCCCACGGCGAACCAGTGGTGTGGAATGCTGCTGATCTTGATTGCGTTTATTGCATTTTCAAGAGTCGGCAAACGGGAAGGAATTCACTTTCGCAGCGATCGGGGAGTCCTCTTAATGGTGTTGGCCACCTTGCTTGGAGCCGCAAGTGCGCTGTATGACAAGTACTTATTGCAGCAAGTGGGCTTGCCCCCGGCGGTCGTCCAAGCTTGGTTTTCCTTCTACTTGGTCCCGGTCATGCTGCCATTGTCCGTCCATTGGTGGCTCCGCGAGCGGCGCCAGCATCCATTTCAGTGGCGGTGGTCCATTCCGATGATAGCCGTTTTTCTCCTGATCGCTGATTTCAGCTATTTTACTGCCGTGGCCGACACCGAGGCACTGATTTCGGTAATCTCCCCTCTCCGGAGAACCTCCATTCTGGTGCCGTTTCTGTTTGGGATCTTGCACCTTGGAGAGAAGAACTGGAAAGGCAAATTGGCGTGTATCTGTGGCATTTTGCTGGGAGTGGTATGGTTAAGTCAGTAA
- a CDS encoding M48 family metalloprotease produces the protein MAAGEYVPGFAIEQPTQAPRRSDLLSKLESANRSAWLWVTAQMVAVAGAAFLIDWQRIINEPLLSAVAIGLMVGPPTMELMKLWAQNKKEIDDLKEDTRFGEFDKHLLRRLQRDTLRQLGLPDERVPVYITADKSLNASAVRLGLGAFFKSLNGIYLNRQILHRLDPQEVQDIMGHELGHYYKYYLVNSRFLALTFLLGGMVGLIVAQWTGMSSFFSVIISFACASGFWKITGLLWSKHGETIEYLCDDLGAHVHGVHVSINGLLKIGIDAETQMEIHHQALQATQHGSMSARSVVEAVQAAIPYGNPSREELEKAVERSLKLHARKESGISLGGFYRYLRDSESEQNVEDQLAEQRQMFEALQTLPRLPWESLLRDPQQIHFSENELHRLIDLLESRPTELLFRLPEEAARTGDVHPPLRNRILYLWYNRGEIEQSIRRSLA, from the coding sequence ATGGCAGCAGGTGAATATGTTCCAGGGTTCGCCATTGAGCAGCCCACCCAGGCTCCACGTCGCTCCGATTTGCTTTCCAAGCTGGAGAGTGCCAATCGCTCAGCTTGGCTATGGGTGACCGCCCAGATGGTCGCAGTGGCCGGGGCCGCGTTCTTGATCGACTGGCAGCGAATCATCAATGAGCCGTTGTTGTCGGCCGTGGCTATCGGCTTGATGGTCGGACCGCCGACCATGGAGCTGATGAAGCTCTGGGCACAGAATAAGAAGGAAATCGATGACCTGAAGGAGGACACTCGATTTGGCGAGTTCGACAAGCATCTTTTGCGACGACTCCAACGCGATACGTTGCGACAACTCGGCTTGCCCGATGAACGCGTACCGGTCTATATCACGGCCGATAAATCGCTCAATGCCAGTGCCGTTCGCTTGGGGCTGGGCGCGTTTTTCAAATCGCTCAACGGAATCTATCTCAATCGACAAATTCTGCACCGCCTCGATCCCCAGGAGGTGCAGGATATCATGGGACATGAATTGGGGCACTACTACAAATACTATCTCGTCAACAGTCGCTTCCTAGCACTGACATTTTTGCTGGGCGGTATGGTCGGGTTGATCGTGGCCCAGTGGACGGGTATGTCCAGCTTTTTTAGTGTGATCATCTCTTTCGCTTGTGCATCGGGTTTCTGGAAGATCACCGGCTTGCTATGGTCCAAGCATGGCGAAACGATCGAGTACCTGTGTGACGATCTCGGCGCGCATGTGCATGGAGTGCATGTGTCGATCAACGGTTTGCTGAAGATCGGCATCGATGCCGAGACGCAGATGGAAATTCACCATCAGGCATTGCAGGCGACGCAGCATGGAAGTATGAGTGCCCGGTCAGTGGTGGAAGCCGTTCAAGCCGCGATTCCATACGGAAATCCATCTCGCGAAGAGCTGGAGAAAGCGGTGGAACGCTCGCTGAAACTACACGCTCGCAAGGAGAGTGGAATTTCGCTAGGCGGCTTCTACCGCTACTTGCGAGACAGTGAATCGGAGCAAAATGTCGAAGATCAACTCGCCGAGCAGCGGCAGATGTTTGAAGCTTTGCAGACCTTGCCACGACTCCCCTGGGAATCTCTGCTGCGTGATCCCCAGCAGATTCATTTTTCGGAAAATGAATTGCACCGATTGATTGACTTGCTCGAATCGCGACCAACGGAATTGTTGTTTCGCTTGCCAGAGGAGGCGGCCAGGACCGGTGATGTCCATCCACCCCTACGGAACCGAATCTTGTATCTCTGGTACAATCGTGGTGAGATAGAACAGAGTATACGACGCTCATTAGCCTAG
- a CDS encoding YidH family protein yields the protein MPANEQRQTSELSLSDHLACERTRLAGERTMLAYLRTALGLIAGGCTLLQLFPNQLHMQILSVCLLVVGVALGAIGVERFKTVRAQLRKLMDGSQ from the coding sequence ATGCCTGCCAACGAACAACGCCAAACAAGCGAACTAAGCCTCAGCGATCACCTCGCCTGCGAACGAACGCGATTGGCAGGAGAGAGAACTATGCTGGCCTACCTACGCACCGCCCTCGGGCTCATCGCAGGTGGCTGCACGCTCCTCCAACTCTTCCCAAATCAGCTCCACATGCAGATTCTAAGCGTGTGCCTGTTGGTGGTCGGAGTGGCTCTAGGAGCGATCGGAGTCGAGCGTTTCAAGACGGTCCGCGCGCAGCTTAGAAAGCTCATGGACGGCTCGCAGTAA
- a CDS encoding TIGR00266 family protein: MEYRINHNPMFSILEIDLDQAETVVAQPDSMLSMTGSIQLKAAMGRRGAGKLSGFKSMLGGENFFTAEFSAKKPGQTLTLAPDTYGDILPLPLDHQESFYLTRGSYLANIGECDLQIKYGGIKGVMSKKGLFLLHASGTGTVFCQSYGALIQRDLVAGEKFYVDNRFVVAFTDTIEYQLVKATDTLKDSLFSGEGLVNRYTGPGRLFYQTRAKPSGGWLTQLFQAAF, translated from the coding sequence ATGGAATATCGGATTAATCACAACCCGATGTTTTCGATATTGGAGATTGATTTAGACCAAGCCGAAACGGTGGTCGCTCAGCCCGATAGTATGTTGTCGATGACCGGTAGCATTCAGTTGAAGGCAGCCATGGGGCGGCGTGGAGCCGGCAAGCTGAGTGGCTTTAAGAGCATGCTGGGTGGTGAGAATTTTTTTACGGCCGAGTTCTCTGCCAAGAAGCCTGGGCAGACCCTGACACTTGCCCCCGACACCTACGGTGATATTCTGCCCCTGCCGCTCGATCATCAGGAGTCGTTCTATCTAACGCGAGGATCGTATCTGGCCAACATTGGTGAATGCGATCTGCAGATTAAGTATGGCGGCATCAAAGGGGTCATGAGTAAAAAGGGGCTGTTTCTACTGCATGCCTCGGGCACCGGAACCGTCTTCTGCCAAAGCTATGGTGCGCTGATCCAACGCGATTTGGTCGCAGGGGAAAAGTTCTATGTCGACAATCGCTTTGTCGTCGCCTTTACCGATACCATTGAGTATCAATTGGTGAAAGCCACCGATACGCTCAAGGATTCGCTGTTCTCGGGTGAAGGCTTGGTGAATCGCTACACTGGGCCGGGCCGATTGTTCTACCAAACGCGCGCTAAGCCGAGTGGTGGCTGGCTGACTCAACTATTCCAGGCAGCGTTTTAG